One Streptosporangium becharense genomic window, GAACGAGGCGAGGTGCTGGAAGCGGGCGTGGTCGAAGGAGACGTCCCCGTCGAACCGGACGTCGCCGAAGCGCAGGCTCTCCGGGAAGCTCGCCCAGTCGAAGCGGGCACGGCCCAGTCTGCCGCGTGCGGCGGTGAGGACACGCTCCAGCAGGGGCCTGTCGACGACGGTGGCCCGCAGGTCGACCGGGGAACCGGGGGAGAGGCGGCCGAGGACCTCGTCGAGCTCGGCGGCGTCCAGATGGGCCAGGCAGCGCCCGTACGGCCGCTGCGCCGCCCCGATGCACTCCGGAGAGGCGGTACAGGTGACCCAGCCCACATCCAGACTTCTCATACCTTGGTGATACCCGCACGGCACGATCGCACTGACTTCCAGGTCAAGGAAAGCCATATCTGGCGGCCCTGGATAGACATGAACTGTCAAGATTCGCCGATTTCACTTCCTATCCACCCATAGGTAAGTGTGGTTAGATCAATTGGGCTCTACGCTCCCGGTCATGCGTGCTTTATCGCGGGCGTTCGCCGCCCTCGCCGCCGTTGGCGTCACCGCCACCGGCGTCACGGCCCTCATCTCAGCCCCGGCCCTGGCCGAGCCGGGCACCGTCGTCATCAGTCAGGTCTACGGCGGAGGCGGCGGTAACGGTGCGCCGTTCACCCATGACTTCGTCGAACTGTTCAACCGCAGCTCCGCGCCCGTCGCCCTGGACGGCTGGTCCGTCCAGTACACCAGTGCCACCGGCACCGGGAACTTCGCCGCGAACCCGGTCGTGCCGCTGTCCGGCACCCTCGCCCCCGGCCAGTACCACCTGGTGCAGCTGGCGGGCGGGGCCAACGGCGCCGCGCTGCCCGCACCGGACACCGTTGGAACGATCAACATGAGCGGCAGCGCCGGCAAGGCGGTCCTCGTCCGCTCCGCCGACGGCCTGGCGTGCAACGGCGGCTCCACCGCCTGCACACCGGAGCAGACGGCGCTGATCGCCGACCTCGTCGGGTACGGCACCGCGAACTACTACGAGGGCACCGCCGCCCCGGGCCTGTCGCCCACCACGGCGGGGCTGCGCAAGGACCACGGCTGCGCCGACACCGACGTCAACGGCGCGGACGTGGAGACCGGGGCTCCCGCGCCGCGCAACCGGGCCACCGCCCCCGCTCCCTGCGGCGGCGAGCCCTCGCCGACGCCGACGGTCACCCCGACCGTGGAGCCCACGCCCACGCCGACGGTCACCCCGACGGTGGAGCCCACGCCGACGCCCACGGGCGAGCCGTGCCAGATCCCGGCCACCCACCAGATCGCCGAGGTCCAGGGGAACGGGGACGCCAGCCCGCTGGTCGGCAAGACCGTCCGTGTCGAGGGCGTGGTGACCGGCGACTTCCAGGCGACGAACCAGCTCAGCGGCTTCTTCCTCCAGGACCCGACCCCGGACGCCGACCCGGCGACCTCCGACGGCCTGTTCGCCTTCGCCCGCAGCTCCTTCAAGGACGTCAAGGTCGGCGACCGGGTGCTGGTCACCGGCAAGGTCGTGGAGTTCAACGGCTGGACCGAGCTGTCCCCGGTGACCGCGGTGGACGTCTGCGGCACGGGCACCGTCACGCCCACCCGGCAGAGCCTGCCGCGCGCCGAGGGTGCGACCTTCGAACCCGTCGAGAGCATGCTCGTCACCTTCCCCGAGCCGCTGACCGTCACCGACCACTACAACCTCGGCCGCTACGGCGAGGTCACGGTCTCCTCCGAGGGGCGCCTGTACCAGCCGACCGACCGGCCCGGCGTCAGCGCCGAGCTGAACGCCCGGCGCAGCCTGCTCGTCGACGACGGCTCCTCCGCGGAGAACCCGCAGACGATCCCCTACACCGACCCGCGCGTCGTCCGCCTGGGCGACACCGCGGTGGGCGTCACCGGGGTGGTGGGCTACGGGTTCGGCAAGTACCGCCTCCAGCCCACCAAGCAGATCAGGTTCCTGCCGCTCAACCCGCGGCTGCCCGTGCCGCTCCCGGTCGTCGGGAACGTCAAGGTGGCCAGCTTCAACACCCTCAACTGGTTCACCACCGTCGGCTCACGCGGCGCCACCACCCCCGAGGAGCAGCAGCGCCAGCTCGCCAAGCTGGTCGCCGCCCTGAAGGGCATCAACGCCGACGTGGTCGGCCTCATGGAGGTGGAGAACAACGGGCAGACCGCGGTCCAGGCCCTCGTCGACGCGCTCAACGCCGAGGTCGGCGCGGGCACCTACGCGGCGCTCGCCCACCCGCACCCCGGCACCGACGTGGTCCAGGTATCGATGATCTACAAGCCGGCCAAGCTCCGGCTGGTGGGCGCCACCCAGTCGTCGACCGACCCGGTCTTCAGCCGCCCCCCGCTGATCCAGACCTTCCGCCGCGTCAAGGG contains:
- a CDS encoding ExeM/NucH family extracellular endonuclease, whose translation is MRALSRAFAALAAVGVTATGVTALISAPALAEPGTVVISQVYGGGGGNGAPFTHDFVELFNRSSAPVALDGWSVQYTSATGTGNFAANPVVPLSGTLAPGQYHLVQLAGGANGAALPAPDTVGTINMSGSAGKAVLVRSADGLACNGGSTACTPEQTALIADLVGYGTANYYEGTAAPGLSPTTAGLRKDHGCADTDVNGADVETGAPAPRNRATAPAPCGGEPSPTPTVTPTVEPTPTPTVTPTVEPTPTPTGEPCQIPATHQIAEVQGNGDASPLVGKTVRVEGVVTGDFQATNQLSGFFLQDPTPDADPATSDGLFAFARSSFKDVKVGDRVLVTGKVVEFNGWTELSPVTAVDVCGTGTVTPTRQSLPRAEGATFEPVESMLVTFPEPLTVTDHYNLGRYGEVTVSSEGRLYQPTDRPGVSAELNARRSLLVDDGSSAENPQTIPYTDPRVVRLGDTAVGVTGVVGYGFGKYRLQPTKQIRFLPLNPRLPVPLPVVGNVKVASFNTLNWFTTVGSRGATTPEEQQRQLAKLVAALKGINADVVGLMEVENNGQTAVQALVDALNAEVGAGTYAALAHPHPGTDVVQVSMIYKPAKLRLVGATQSSTDPVFSRPPLIQTFRRVKGGQPFTVMVNHFKSKRCDDATGPDTDQGDGQSCYNARRILQSKATLGLIDSLELPNPMVLGDLNAYGEEDPIDTLEAGGLSSVTKKFVPAPLRYSYLFDGLSGELDHAMVGKQLLKRVTGATIWHINSDESRITDYNTEYNPPGLYRPDAFRSSDHDPVIVGLTIPGGR